In Chitinophagales bacterium, the sequence AGCAGGCATAGCTTTAACCGTAAGCGAATCTCCATCAGCAACATCAAGAGAATGGAAATACAGCACTACACAGGGTGGTCCGTATCAATCTTTTGCCACTGCCGAAACAGGCATGAGCTATACGCCACTATTTTTTGCTATTGATACTTATTATATTGTCTGCGAATCTAAAATAGGAACAGCGACAACCGTCTCTAATGAAGTGCAAATAAACGTATTGCAAAGTTCTACACCTTCTATTTCAATAACTCCTTCGGGAAGCCAAACAATAGAAGTAAATAATGACGGAGCTATGCTAACCGCCAATGAAACCATAACGCCCACAGCAAGAGAATGGAAATATAGTACTACACAAGGTGGAGCATACCAATCTTTTTCGCCAACTGAAAACGGAAGTAACTATACACCAAATTTTAGTACTGCCGGCACATACTATATTATTTGCGAAAGCACTATGAGTGGCACAGTTTATACTTCTAACGAAGTAGAAATTACGGTAATGGATATTGGGGTAACAATTACACCAGATTCTACTCAGCATTTAATTGAATACATACCCGGTGATACACTTTTTGCTATAGAAAGTCAGCCTGCCGACTCAAGAGAATGGAAATTTAACAGACAATTAGGTGCTCCTTTCCAGAGTTTTGCCACACCACAAACAGACACTTATTTGGTGCCTACTTTTGAAGATGCAGGATGGTACTATGTTATATGCGAATCTACATTTAACGGCATAACCAAAACCAGTAATATGGTTATTTTCATTGTAGAAAATGGTCCGGAATTAAAAATAACACCTTTTGCTGCTCAAACAATAGAACAAGAAGAAAACGGCAATACATTAACTGCAAATGCGGGAACTTTTACTATAGAAAGCCTTGAGTGGAAATACAACACTACTGCCACAGGAACATTTAACAGTTTTAGCACTCCGGAAACAAATAATACCTACACACCTCTTTTTGCTGATACGGGCGTATATTATATTCAATGCGAAGCTATAATAATGGGCACAACTTTTACAAGCAACCAAGTGAAAGTAACCGTAACGGAAAAAAATTCTGTAGGAATAATAGATATGCGAAATACCGATTTTAAAGTTTATGCTACTGATAATAATATTATTGTAGATTTAAGCCGTAAAGATTTTAGCAATTCAACATTTGAGTTATACAATCTTCAAGGTCAAAAAATAATAACACAACAACTTGCAGGAAACAGTATAAATAGTATAAAAACTAATAACAATTTAGGCTATTATTTTTATAGTATTACCCACAAACAAGATTTTTACAGAGGAAAACTGTTTTTGAAATAAAAGACAATAATACCGATTAGGAATATATAATAGTCCAATTTCGGCTTCGCCTTATTGTACTAAATATATTGCTCTATCGGCATTTACCATTGTAAAACACAAAATAGATTAGACTATTTTGTGTTAACAATTGGTATAACACACATTATACAAACCAAACCAAAAAGAGAGATACCGATTGTATCTCTCTTTTTTTTATTCTTTTATCCTTTAGATTTCAGATTTAAAATAATTTTTTCAGCAGCTTGGTAAGATGTTGTTTTTCCTGCTACTATTTCTTGTTTCCATTTAGTTAATTCTTGTTTTACCATATCGTTTTCATAAAAATTTTGCAATATAGTTTGGTTGATAGTTTCTTCTAATCGGGAAACATCTTGATAGTTTCTCCTCTTTTTTAAATACCTTTTTTGGTTTTGGTGGCTAAAGAAATTGTCTATGGTTTCTTGTAATTTATCTATATTGTAGTTTTTTAAAGCATCTACATTAAGCACTTTTGTAATCCACGAAAATTCTTTTGAAGGAAAATAATGAAGTGCTGTATTTATTTCTTTTCGTGCTTTAGTGGCTTGTGGGCTTACTTTTTCGTTTTCAATAGATTTATTTACCGCTATAATGTCTGCCATTTCCATAATTCCTCTTTTAATACCTTGTAGCTCATCTCCTGCCCCCGGCAATAATAAAAGCAAAAAACAATCTACCATAGCATTTACAGCGGTTTCGCTTTGCCCCACACCTACGGTTTCTATTATAATATGGTTAAATCCTGCCGCTTCGCAAAGCAATAAGGTTTCGTGGGTTTTTCGGCTTACGCCACCCAGTTTATTGCCGGCAGAAGTTGGTCTTATATAAGCATTAGAGTTTGCACTAAGAAGTTCCATTCTTGTTTTATCACCCAGTATGCTCCCTTTACTAAGTTGACTACTGGGGTCAATAGCCAATACGGCTATTTTATTAGTTTTATCTTCTAATATTTTTAAACCTAAAGCTTCTATAATAGTGCTTTTACCTACGCCCGGCACTCCTGTTATCCCTATTCTTTTTGCATTTCCTGTTTTTGGTAATATTTGCTGTAATATTTCTTGGGCTAAAGTATAATGTTCTTCTTTAGTGCTTTCTAATAAAGTAATGGCACGGCTAAGCACAATAGTATTGCCGTCTAATATTCCTTTTATGTAGTCTTGCTTTGTTAGTTTTGACATAACATCTTCTTGCATTTTCTCCACAAGTGGAGCACTAAATGATTTTTGTAAAAATAAGAAAAGGCTACCAATTGGTAGCCTTTTCTCTAAATATTTATATTACAATTTATACCGCTTAGGTATTATTTAATGGTAATATTGCTTGTAGATACACCTTTAGCTGTTTGAATTTTAACTACATAAAATCCGGTAGTAAGGCTGGCTACATTTAAAGTATTTGTATTTAAGCCATTAGCTAACGCTACACCATGTGTTAAAGCTGTACGACCCATTACATCTACTATGCTTATGGTAGCTGTTTCATTAGCATCATAATCAAAAGCAATGGTTAATTTATCTTTAGCCGGCACAGGGCTTATGGTTAGGTTGTTTAAAGTAATGTCTTTAATAGCAGATACTATTTCTATATCACTAGCAAAACGAGGCATTATTTGATAACCGTCTGTTCTTGGAGCAGAAGGATCGTATTGTGCACCCACGCCTGTTAGGTTAAATTTATTTGAAGATGTTAAAGGAACACTATATAACTCTGATCTGTCAACGTCCACTCTAATATCGTAAGTAATACCTCCATCGCTTGTAGCACTAACATTATAAGAAGTGCCACTTGACTGCCATGTTCCGTTTAATGTTAAGTTTTCTATTTTTATTAACTCTGCTTCATGAATTTCATCTAAAGCTACGGTAACAACAACTGGTGTAAAAGGAGTAGCAGCACCTAAAGAAGCTACAGAATCTATATAAATTCTATTTGCTCCGCTTGAAGTACCTACATTACCATAAACCACTACAGAATCTCCTACTACAGGAGTATAGCCTAAGGCTGTTAATGAATCGGTTGTGTAAGCCCAAATACCACCTGTATTATCGGCAAAAGTAAATTCAACACCATTTTGATTAGCTCTAAAATCTGGTGAAGTAACAATTCCCTTTAAAACCATATCTACACCGTTTAGTACAGCATCGCCATTAGTATCTACTTCTGTAGCTTGTGCTATGGTGTAAACTACTTCTGGACAAGGATCTGCAATAATATCACTTAAAAATCTTGGTAAAATTTGATAACCATCGGTAAATGCAGAATCTTCATCAATTTGAATAGCGACACCCACTATGTCAAAAGTTCCACATGGGGCATCTGAATTAAATAAATCTACATAATCTCTATCAATTCGTATAAGAACAATATTGCTATTTACATCTTGTGCTTCTACAGTAAATCCATTAGGGTCATTACCACTATTAAAAACCCATTGAGATGCATCTACTAAAGTTAAATTATTTATTCTAATCAATTCCGATTCATTATCTTCTGTTACTTCTGTAACCACTAAAGTATCTAAAGCATTATTACTACTTAGAATGTTCAAAGATTGAATATCTACCATTTGAGTAATACCTTTATAAGCCCCAACATTTCCTACTACTTCTATTTCATCTCCTACAGCAACAGACATAGTACTAAATGGTGCTACACTTGAATAAAAACTCATACCCCCGGTAGCATCTTGAAATGAAAACTCCAAAGCATTATAGCCTCTGTCAGGGCTATTAACAATACCTGTAACTAAAAATTGTTGACCAAGATTTACAGCATTTCCATTTCCGTCATCAGCTCCAACTGTTGCCAAATCTCCTGTAGGTACGTCATCATCCATTACTACTAATGTATCAAATTCGTTTGCACCTAATGTTAAACCTGTGCTTAAGTTTGTTAATTGAAAAACATAAGTTCTATCGCCATCTACTACAGCATTGTCTGTTATAGAAACCGTTACATTTTGAGTAGTAGCACCTGTTGGAGTAAAAGAAACTGTTTGAGCAGTATAGTTTCCTAAGTCAGTAGCGTTACCACTTACAAGAGCCACATCGGCAGTAAAAGTTGTACCAGTAGCACTTAATTGGCTAATATCAAAACTTAAATCTACTGTTCCGTCACTCTCATTTGCTGATACAAAATTAGGATTTGCAGAAACTGTTGTGTCTGGTGGCAATTCATTATCTGTAATGGTTAATGTAAATACTGAATCCGGACCTAAAGTTAAACCTGTTCCCGGATTACGCAATGTGAATTGTAATGTTTCTGTTCCTTCATATACTGCATCATCATTAGGTGTAACAGGCACAAATAAAGTGTCGCTACCAGCGGTAATTGGTACAGTAACAGGGAAACTGCCACCCCAAGCTGTTAAATCTAAATCGCTTGCATCTCCTGTTCCTCCTGTTAAGTGTATTTCTACAGAAGTAGCTGAAGCACTAACAGGGTTAATTATTAAATTAGTAACAGGCGTTGTTCCTGCTCCTTCTCCAATTGTGAAACTTGAAGTTTGAAGGTTGATTTGAGGACCACAAAAATTTTGGTTGGTATTAAGGTCTCCATTCGTATGAACACCTAAGCTGTCCCAACTAAAATCGGCATAAGTTGACCCTGAACCGGTTAATTGTAAAGAACCACCAACAGGAGCTGAAGTACTTTCAAAAACGCCTATATCTTCAGATGTTAAACCTATCATCGGACCATCTCCTGCTGTTATTACACCTTCATAACTTAAAAATTGTACAACAGTATTTGTACAGTGATTCCATAGACCAATACCATCAGGAGAGCCATTTTGAAGCCCATTTGATGGCAAGCCAAACCAAACAGCACCAAAACCACATCCTTCATCGTCAATAGTGCCACTTAAAACAATAGAATCGTTTGTTCCATATAGTTCGTTATCACTACCATTGTATAACATCAAAGCATAACATGATAAATCTGTACCTGCCATCCCTGCTATTTCTATACCTTCATCTACATCGGCACCTGCGTTATCATAATGAATCTCATTAATCCATACCGTTTGTGCATTAATTAAGTTTACTGACAGCAGAGAGACTACTATCAATAACAAAGAATAAATTTTTTTCATAGTAATAAGTTTATTTTCTACAAATATAATAACAAATTTGCAGAGCTATGTAAGCAAATTATTAATTAAATTTTACTTTAACAAGAATTTAGAAATAAACTGCTTGTTTTTACTTTCTATACTTATCATATACGCACCTTTAGACAAGTTGCTAACATTTACACTATCTTCATTAAAACTAAAATTATATACTTCTGCACCCAGCATATTATATATATGTATAGTTTTTACGTCTTTTGCTTTTAATTCTTTAAAATATAGTGTGCCTTCGCTTGGGTTTGGATAAACGTAAGCACCCATTTCTGCTTTTACGCTCGGTTTTATACCACTTATTACTACATTGCAGGTAGCTCTTTTAGTCATATCGCTAAAATCTATACAGTTAACCAACTCCGGAAAATCTATTAAAGGATTTCTATTGCCTTGCTTTTCGTAAACATAGCTATGGCGTGTTTTTTCAAAATCGTCCGGCAAATCGGCAAAATGCCAGTCTATTAAAGTTTGCAAATCTTGGGTAGATGCTTCCGACAATAAATTATCCATACCCCAGTTTTGGCTGTACTTGCCATTGTAGGTTAGCATTATATAAAAAACAGCTCGGGCTATATCGCCTTTTCTATCGGGGCGTGGCTCTGCCACTATAATATTGTTAGCATCTCGCCCTTTAGTGTACATTAAGTAGGAATCGCTCCACGGGTTGCCTGCTACATCTCCAAAAGCATAATTACTCCTTGAAGAGTTTACATCTCCATTAGTTAATTCTAAAGCGTGCAAATCGCAACCTTCATCAAATTGTTCAAAATCACTTCTGCTTACCCCTTGAAAGTTCATCCACGTAAAAGGTACTCTATGCTCTCTATTATAGGCAGGAGAAGGAGAAACAAAAGCAAATGTGCCTGTATAAATTCTTTTTTCGCCACTGTACTGACATTCTACATAGTGTTGGGTACTGCCACTTATTACCGTGTCGTATTCAAAAAAGTCAGCTACTATGGTTTCGTCAAACTGGCTGTACGGCACTTGAGTGTGGGGTTGTATTAAATTGGTAAATTGATTAATTACATTGCTGGCATCTACATCTATACCACTATAATAGCCTCCATAAAAATCGCTGGCGGTAGTAAAAGTACCTACCAAAGGATTGTCTGTTTTATAAGTAATATTGCTACCACTTTGGTTGTATGCAAAAATTGAAACTTGGTAAGTATTGTTTTGCATTAAGTTTTTTACAAAGAAAAAAGTGCTGGCACTACTTTTTACAATTCTGTTTCCATTTATTATTTCGCCAGTTTGGTAGCTGGTATTATTTGTAGGGGTAAAATTTACTTGATTTTTATTAATTACCACCAAATAGCCATCTGCATCACTGGGCGAAAAACTCATAGATGCTTTATAGGTTTTTATATTGCTAAAATTTAAGTTGGTAGCTTGGTTGGTAGGTTCGGTTTGAGCATTAGCAAAATAAAACGACAACAATACAAACACAAAAACAATTTTAATCTTCATTCTTTTAATACTTATTTCAATTACCAAAGGTAAACTTATTTAATTAAAAGTTTAAAAAATTACTCGTGCCACCAACTGAAATGGTGGCACGAATGTTTACGGCTTCCTTTTTAAAAAATGTTTTGTTAAATGCCTCTACGGCAGTTAAGTGAAGCAAAACAGAAGACTCATGAGAGATTCTTCGCTACGTTGCACTCCACCCAAAAAGACGAATAGAAACCAACACCATACGTCTTTCTGTTCTATCTAACAAGAACCTTTTTAATAACGCACGAATGTTTCCTATGTTTTGACAGAAACCGATATTGGACGATTATATATATTGCTAAACGATATTAAATACACTCTTTCATCTTTAATACTTTTCATTTCCCATTATTTCTTTAATTTTGTGCCAACTTAAAACAAAAGCATGAACACCCAAGAAATTGTAAAATTATTAGGAGAAAGTAGAGCTTCTAATTTGTTGGAATTTAAAACTCCTGCCATTAGTAAAGATAGATTGCATAAGCCTTCGCCTAATTTTATAGATGATATTTGGAGAGATAGCAATAGAAGTAATCAAGTATTAAACAGCTTAGCAGCCATACACAATCATGGTAGATTGGGCGGAACAGGTTATGTGTCTATTTTGCCTGTTGACCAAGGTATAGAGCATACTGCCGGAGCTTCATTTGCTCCCAATCCCGATTATTTTGACCCTGAAAATATAGTAAAATTAGCCATAGAAGGAGGGTGCAATGCCGTAGCTTCTACTTATGGCGTTTTAGCATCGGTAAGCAGAAAATATGCTCATAAAATTCCTTTTGTAGTAAAAATAAACCATAATGAATTATTAACTTATCCTAATTCTTATAACCAAGTATTGTTTGGCAGCATTAAAAATGCGTGGGAAATGGGAGCTGTGGGTGTTGGAGCTACTATATATTTTGGTAGCGAAGAAAGCAGACGACAAATAGTAGAAATAGCAGAGGCATTTGATTATGCTCACGAGCTGGGTATGGCTACAATTTTATGGTGTTATGTAAGAAACGATGCCTTTAAAAAAGACGGAAAAGATTATCATGTTGCTGCCGATTTAACATCGCAGGCTAATCATTTGGGTGTTACCATACAAGCCGATATTATTAAACAAAAATTGCCGGAAAACAATGGTGGTTTTAAGGCTATAGGTTTTGGCAAAACACATCCTAAAATGTATGATGAATTGTGTACCGACCACCCAATAGATTTATGTCGCTACCAAGTGGCAAACTGCTATATGGGGCGTGTGGGTTTAATAAACTCCGGTGGAGCATCGGGTGGAGCAACAGACTTAGGCGATGCCGTAGAAACTGCCATTATAAATAAAAGAGCCGGAGGAATGGGTTTGATTTCGGGAAGAAAAGCTTTTCAAAAAGATTTAAAAACAGGGATTAAATTATTAAACGCCATTCAAGATGTTTATTTGAATGATGAAATAACCATAGCTTAATTAACATTAAGTTTGTTTTAACTTTAAGGTATGTCAAATTGGTTTAAAAGGATAACACAAGGTATTCGCACCTCTTCAAAAGATAAGAAAGAGATGCCGGAAGGTGTCTTATACCAATGTCCTAAATGCAAAACCACTGTTCCTCAGGTAGAGTTTAAAGAGCAACTAAGTGTGTGTGCTTCTTGTGGGCATCACGAAAGACTGCTTCCTAAAGAATATTTTGACTTGTTTTTTGATGATAATTCAAGACCAAAATTGCTATTCCAAAATTTATATCCCAAGGATACTTTAAATTTTGTAGATGTAAAAACCTATCCTCAGCGTATAAAAGAAGCCAATGAAAAATCCGGAGCTACAGAAGCTATGGAGGTTTGCACTGGCAAAATGGGTGGCGAAAAAGTAGTAATAGCCGCCATGAATTTTGCCTATATAGGTGGTTCTATGGGAGCAGTAGTAGGCGAAAAAATAGCAAGAGCCATAGATTATTGTATAGAAAATAACTGCCCACTAATAATTATAAGCAAAAGTGGAGGAGCAAGAATGATGGAATCGGGCATATCATTAATGCAAATGATAAAAACAAGTGCTAAACTAACGCAATTAGCCAATGCTAAAATACCCTATATTTCTTTGCTAACCGACCCCACTACAGGAGGTGTTTCGGCATCTTTTTCAATGCTGGGCGATATAAATATAGCAGAGCCGGGAGCATTAATAGGTTTTGCCGGTCCCAGAGTAATAAAAGAAACATTAAAAGTAGATACTTTGCCGGAAGGCTTTCAAAGTTCAGAATTTTTATTAGAGCATGGCTTTTTAGATTTTATAGTAGAACGCAAAAACCTAAAAAAAGAAGTAGTAGATGCCTTGCGAATGTTGAAAGTGTAAGTTTAGCAAAAAAGAAATAAGCCAAATAGGTAAAAGTAAAAATTGTAACTTTGTAGTTATACAATTCGTTTAATGGCATCAAATTTTAAACACGATATAATTATTGGAGATAGTAGGCAAATGGATTTTCTTGCAGATTCCTCTGTTCAGCTTGCGGTTACATCTCCTCCTTATTGGCAGCTGAAAGATTATGGAACCGAAAATCAAATTGGATACCACGAAGACTATGAAACTTATATCAACAACTTAAATCTTGTTTGGAAAGAGTGCTATCGCGTTCTTGAAAACGGCTGTAGGCTTTGTGTAAATATAGGCGACCAATTTGCAAGAGCAGTTTATTACGGGAGATATAAAGTTATTCCCATTCGTACAGAAATAATTAAGTTTTGCGAAAGTATAGGATTTGATTATATGGGTGCTATTATTTGGCAAAAACAAACCACCACAAATACCACAGGTGGTGCGTCTTTAATGGGGAGCTACCCAAACCCTAGAAATGGTATTTTATCTATTGATTATGAATTTATTTTAATTTTTAAAAAGCTTGGCACACCTAAAAAAGTGAGTAAAGAAATTAAAAATCAGTCTAGTATGACCAAAGAAGAGTGGAAACAATATTTTCAAGGGCATTGGAATTTTGGTGGAGCAAGACAAGATGGGCACATTGCAATGTTTCCAGAAGAATTGCCGCATAGATTAATAAAAATGTTTTCTTTTGTAGGAGATACAGTTTTAGACCCATTTTTAGGAAGTGGTACAACTTCTCTTGCTGCTAAAAAACTGAACAGAAATTCTGTAGGATTTGAAATAAATAATGAGTTTAAACCTCTTATTGAGAAAAAATTGGGTATAAAAACACCCGAGTTAAGACAACACACTTTTAATTTCCATACGCAGAAATTACATACTGATTTTGAAAAAGAAATTAAAAAATTACCGTATGTTTTTAAAGATTTTCACAATTTTGATAAAAAAATTGACCCTAAAAAATTACAATTTGGCTCAAAGCTAGATAAAAACAGTAAAGACCGCGAGAACTTTTATCGGGTTAAGGAAATCATTAGCCCTGAATTAATAAAATTAAATAACGATTTAATTGTCCGTCTTCTTGGCGTTAAAGAGTATCCCGAAGTAAATGGAAAAGCCACAGAATTTTTAAGAGAGAAAACAAATAATCAACAAATATTTTTAAAGTTTGATAAACAAAAACACGATAAATCTAACAACCTTTTAGCTTATGTATATTTAAAAAACAAGACTTTTTTAAATGCTCATTTAATTAAAAATGGTCTTGCCTTAGTAGATGAAAGTCAAAATTTTAAATTCAAAGAAAAATTCTTAAAATATAATTGATGGCAAAAGAGTGGATATTAAATAGTGCTATGAATAGGTTTCAACTTAATTTTAAACGAAATGTTGGAGCAACATCTGAAAATATAAGAGAATGTGAACCGAAAAGCCTAAAAGAATGGCAAGTTTATTACTTTGAAAATGTAAGAAGCAAAGAACACATTATAGAACTCGGCAAAAAACTATACGTTAAAATAACAGAAGTTATTGCTGCTGAAGTAGAGGAAATTACGGAAGAAGATTGCATTGATTATATGCTAAATCTTGTAATAAACCGCACGTTTGACGGATACATTACAGAAATAAAAACAATTTACGGACAGTTAGAAAAAGCCGTAAATCAAAAGATAGAACCAGCACCAGATAAGTGGGATAGATTATATAATGTAGATTTTTTTATTCAAATAAAGGGAAAATATATTGGCATTCAAATAAAGCCGGTCAATCAAGGAATTCAATTGCCACAAATATTTAAAGAACAAGAGATTCAAAAAGAAACACATCAAAATTTTGAAAAAGAATTTGGAGGGAAAGTCTTTTATGTTTATTCTGCAAAAAATAATGGTAAAAAAGTGATCATGAATATGAATGTAATAGAAGATATTAAGGAAGAAATAAACAGGCTGAATAAATAGTGTAATTATTAGAATAAGTAGTTATGGGTAAAACATACAAATATATTCTGTAGAAAATGTAATTAATACCAAAAAAGTACTATCTTTGCCGTCTGAAAAAAGAAGACGTTAAAAATTATCATGGAAAAAGTAACAGCAGAAAGAAAAAAAGAATTGTTTAAAGAGTTTGGCGGTGCTGAAACCAACACAGGTTCTGTAGATGCTCAAGTAGCATTATTAACAGAAAGAATTTTACACCTTACTGAGCATGTAAAAAAGAACAAAAAAGATTTCTCTAATACCAAAGCATTAACTAAAATGGTTGGTAAAAGAAGAAAACTATTAGCTTACATAGCTAAAAAAGACATTGTAAGATACAGAGAGTTGATAGAAAAACTCGGATTAAGAAGATAATCCAATACAAATTTTTAAAAAGATGCCACTTTTTTTACAGTGGCATCTTTCATTTTAAGATATAACAATATGAATTTAGGAATAAAAAAAACCGTTACACTTGGTAATGGACAAACGATAGAAATAGAAACAGGAAAATTAGCAAAGCAAGCAGACGGTGCTGTGGTGCTAAAACAAGGAGATACCATGATACTGGCTACAGTAGTATCGGAAAAAACCGCTGGCGATGATGTAGATTTTATGCCACTAATGGTAGATTATAAAGAAAATTTTTCGGCTACAGGAAGTATTCCCGGAGGCTTTTTAAGAAGAGAAGGTCGCCCTTCAGATTATGAAGTACTTATTTGCAGATTAATAGACAGAGCATTGCGACCAATGTTTCCGGAAGATTATCATGCTAATACCGTAGTAACTGTACGTTTAATATCAAGTGATGGACAAGTAATGCCGGATGCTTTAGCTTGTTTAGCCGCATCGGCAGCCATTCAAGTATCTGATATACCTTTCCCTGAACCAATTTCTGAAGTGCGTGTAGCTAAAGTAAATGACAATTACGTTATTAACCCAACTAAAGATGAGTTGGAGCAGGCAACGATAGATATGATTGTAGCCGCTACTGAAAAAAATATAGTAATGGTAGAGGGCGAATTAGACGAAGCCAGCGAAGCCGAAATGACAGAAGCTATTAAACTGGCTCATGATGAAATTAAAAAACAATGTAAGCTACAGCTTGAATTAGCAGCAGCGGTGGGCAGAACACCAAGAGAATATAGCCACGAAAAACACGATGAAGAGTTAAGAGATGCTATACATAAATTCTCTTTTGAAAGATATAAAGAAATAGCAGGAAAAGGATTGGCTAATAAACAAGAAAGAAGTGAGCTGTTTAATGCGGTAAAAGAAGAATTTAAAGAAACCCTTAGCGAAGAAGAAGTAGCTGAAAAAGCATTTTTAATAGGTCAATATTTTAAAGCTTCGCAAAAAGCA encodes:
- the meaB gene encoding methylmalonyl Co-A mutase-associated GTPase MeaB — protein: MSKLTKQDYIKGILDGNTIVLSRAITLLESTKEEHYTLAQEILQQILPKTGNAKRIGITGVPGVGKSTIIEALGLKILEDKTNKIAVLAIDPSSQLSKGSILGDKTRMELLSANSNAYIRPTSAGNKLGGVSRKTHETLLLCEAAGFNHIIIETVGVGQSETAVNAMVDCFLLLLLPGAGDELQGIKRGIMEMADIIAVNKSIENEKVSPQATKARKEINTALHYFPSKEFSWITKVLNVDALKNYNIDKLQETIDNFFSHQNQKRYLKKRRNYQDVSRLEETINQTILQNFYENDMVKQELTKWKQEIVAGKTTSYQAAEKIILNLKSKG
- a CDS encoding T9SS type A sorting domain-containing protein gives rise to the protein MKKIYSLLLIVVSLLSVNLINAQTVWINEIHYDNAGADVDEGIEIAGMAGTDLSCYALMLYNGSDNELYGTNDSIVLSGTIDDEGCGFGAVWFGLPSNGLQNGSPDGIGLWNHCTNTVVQFLSYEGVITAGDGPMIGLTSEDIGVFESTSAPVGGSLQLTGSGSTYADFSWDSLGVHTNGDLNTNQNFCGPQINLQTSSFTIGEGAGTTPVTNLIINPVSASATSVEIHLTGGTGDASDLDLTAWGGSFPVTVPITAGSDTLFVPVTPNDDAVYEGTETLQFTLRNPGTGLTLGPDSVFTLTITDNELPPDTTVSANPNFVSANESDGTVDLSFDISQLSATGTTFTADVALVSGNATDLGNYTAQTVSFTPTGATTQNVTVSITDNAVVDGDRTYVFQLTNLSTGLTLGANEFDTLVVMDDDVPTGDLATVGADDGNGNAVNLGQQFLVTGIVNSPDRGYNALEFSFQDATGGMSFYSSVAPFSTMSVAVGDEIEVVGNVGAYKGITQMVDIQSLNILSSNNALDTLVVTEVTEDNESELIRINNLTLVDASQWVFNSGNDPNGFTVEAQDVNSNIVLIRIDRDYVDLFNSDAPCGTFDIVGVAIQIDEDSAFTDGYQILPRFLSDIIADPCPEVVYTIAQATEVDTNGDAVLNGVDMVLKGIVTSPDFRANQNGVEFTFADNTGGIWAYTTDSLTALGYTPVVGDSVVVYGNVGTSSGANRIYIDSVASLGAATPFTPVVVTVALDEIHEAELIKIENLTLNGTWQSSGTSYNVSATSDGGITYDIRVDVDRSELYSVPLTSSNKFNLTGVGAQYDPSAPRTDGYQIMPRFASDIEIVSAIKDITLNNLTISPVPAKDKLTIAFDYDANETATISIVDVMGRTALTHGVALANGLNTNTLNVASLTTGFYVVKIQTAKGVSTSNITIK
- a CDS encoding endonuclease; this translates as MKIKIVFVFVLLSFYFANAQTEPTNQATNLNFSNIKTYKASMSFSPSDADGYLVVINKNQVNFTPTNNTSYQTGEIINGNRIVKSSASTFFFVKNLMQNNTYQVSIFAYNQSGSNITYKTDNPLVGTFTTASDFYGGYYSGIDVDASNVINQFTNLIQPHTQVPYSQFDETIVADFFEYDTVISGSTQHYVECQYSGEKRIYTGTFAFVSPSPAYNREHRVPFTWMNFQGVSRSDFEQFDEGCDLHALELTNGDVNSSRSNYAFGDVAGNPWSDSYLMYTKGRDANNIIVAEPRPDRKGDIARAVFYIMLTYNGKYSQNWGMDNLLSEASTQDLQTLIDWHFADLPDDFEKTRHSYVYEKQGNRNPLIDFPELVNCIDFSDMTKRATCNVVISGIKPSVKAEMGAYVYPNPSEGTLYFKELKAKDVKTIHIYNMLGAEVYNFSFNEDSVNVSNLSKGAYMISIESKNKQFISKFLLK
- a CDS encoding class I fructose-bisphosphate aldolase, giving the protein MNTQEIVKLLGESRASNLLEFKTPAISKDRLHKPSPNFIDDIWRDSNRSNQVLNSLAAIHNHGRLGGTGYVSILPVDQGIEHTAGASFAPNPDYFDPENIVKLAIEGGCNAVASTYGVLASVSRKYAHKIPFVVKINHNELLTYPNSYNQVLFGSIKNAWEMGAVGVGATIYFGSEESRRQIVEIAEAFDYAHELGMATILWCYVRNDAFKKDGKDYHVAADLTSQANHLGVTIQADIIKQKLPENNGGFKAIGFGKTHPKMYDELCTDHPIDLCRYQVANCYMGRVGLINSGGASGGATDLGDAVETAIINKRAGGMGLISGRKAFQKDLKTGIKLLNAIQDVYLNDEITIA
- the accD gene encoding acetyl-CoA carboxylase, carboxyltransferase subunit beta, which produces MSNWFKRITQGIRTSSKDKKEMPEGVLYQCPKCKTTVPQVEFKEQLSVCASCGHHERLLPKEYFDLFFDDNSRPKLLFQNLYPKDTLNFVDVKTYPQRIKEANEKSGATEAMEVCTGKMGGEKVVIAAMNFAYIGGSMGAVVGEKIARAIDYCIENNCPLIIISKSGGARMMESGISLMQMIKTSAKLTQLANAKIPYISLLTDPTTGGVSASFSMLGDINIAEPGALIGFAGPRVIKETLKVDTLPEGFQSSEFLLEHGFLDFIVERKNLKKEVVDALRMLKV
- a CDS encoding thermonuclease family protein, with the translated sequence MDFLADSSVQLAVTSPPYWQLKDYGTENQIGYHEDYETYINNLNLVWKECYRVLENGCRLCVNIGDQFARAVYYGRYKVIPIRTEIIKFCESIGFDYMGAIIWQKQTTTNTTGGASLMGSYPNPRNGILSIDYEFILIFKKLGTPKKVSKEIKNQSSMTKEEWKQYFQGHWNFGGARQDGHIAMFPEELPHRLIKMFSFVGDTVLDPFLGSGTTSLAAKKLNRNSVGFEINNEFKPLIEKKLGIKTPELRQHTFNFHTQKLHTDFEKEIKKLPYVFKDFHNFDKKIDPKKLQFGSKLDKNSKDRENFYRVKEIISPELIKLNNDLIVRLLGVKEYPEVNGKATEFLREKTNNQQIFLKFDKQKHDKSNNLLAYVYLKNKTFLNAHLIKNGLALVDESQNFKFKEKFLKYN